One window of Rhinoderma darwinii isolate aRhiDar2 unplaced genomic scaffold, aRhiDar2.hap1 Scaffold_563, whole genome shotgun sequence genomic DNA carries:
- the NFKBIE gene encoding NF-kappa-B inhibitor epsilon, with product MSEEWGSKKLGLPEDGRYDSGLAESVQSLQEESVLTFHVAPEERSPKSDSASRPLYGDQFCEVPDPERIDSSYESVSLTESLPQTCLPPSGAPGTGSQDSEQPDSLMYLSEDGDTLLHLSVIHSIPQLSLYLISLVPKDVLDIQNDLYQSALHLAVYLAQVEVVEALLQKDINMELQDRKGDTALHLACEKEHLDCAKILLRGPRGPQNLQLQNWKGLSCLHVATLKRNPALVSLLLESGADINSQEGTSGKTPLHLAVEMLDRSLLLHLLQHRPTVDAFMYNGCTPLHLAVGRKDAGLARLLCQAGADILQRNREGTPQKTWQRATTSSLPFSPLMI from the exons ATGTCGGAGGAGTGGGGTTCCAAGAAGCTGGGCCTCCCGGAGGACGGTCGCTATGACTCGGGACTGGCGGAGTCTGTGCAGTCGCTGCAGGAGGAGTCTGTCCTGACATTTCACGTTGCTCCTGAAGAGCGGTCCCCAAAATCTGATTCTGCGTCCCGGCCGCTCTACGGGGACCAGTTCTGTGAGGTCCCGGATCCCGAGCGGATCGACTCCAGCTATGAATCTGTCTCTTTAACGGAGTCCCTGCCGCAGACATGTCTGCCCCCTAGTGGAGCCCCGGGGACTGGCAGCCAGGACAGCGAGCAGCCGGACAGCCTGATGTACCTGTCCGAAGACGGCGACAC CCTCCTGCACCTCTCCGTCATCCACTCCATCCCGCAGCTCTCGCTCTACTTAATCTCTCTGGTCCCCAAAGACGTGCTGGACATTCAGAACGACCTGTATCAG TCGGCCCTGCACCTGGCGGTCTACCTGGCGCAGGTGGAGGTCGTGGAGGCGTTGCTGCAGAAAGACATTAACATGGAGTTACAGGACCGGAAGGGAGACACGGCGCTGCACCTGGCCTGTGAGAAGGAACACCTGGACTGTGCCAAGATCCTGCTCCGGGGCCCCAGGGGCCCACAGAACCTGCAGCTTCAGAACTGGAAGG GCCTGTCTTGTCTGCACGTGGCCACCCTGAAGAGGAATCCTGCACTTGTGTCTCTCTTACTGGAGAGCGGCGCGGACATCAACAGTCAG GAGGGCACCAGCGGTAAGACCCCCCTGCACCTGGCGGTGGAGATGCTGGACCGCTCCTTATTGCTTCACCTGCTACAACATCGCCCCACAGTGGACGCCTTCATGTATAACGGTTGTACCCCTCTGCACCTGGCGGTCGGCAGGAAGGACGCTGGATTGGCCAGGTTGTTGTGTCAGGCGGGGGCTGACATCTTGCAGCGGAATCGGGAAGGGACACCCCAGAAGACCTGGCAGAGGGCAACAACCAG CTCCTTGCCCTTCTCCCCTTTGATGATCTGA